A genomic segment from Montipora foliosa isolate CH-2021 chromosome 9, ASM3666993v2, whole genome shotgun sequence encodes:
- the LOC137970595 gene encoding uncharacterized protein — protein MDGSKIIEVFGHIIFSFTRSVADQYSPEDPDYSQETLEYSLLQNTGREWYAQPARDEIIYQEYSDKEVAVDEFLPAFCRVKAVSLDACSFRDIEEQNENQKTDLERAMSWKQLRPSALRTVCNSMVVGASISLLSAIAIGMFFTMISYLSYKTLLDCHFQPKKMIPLKLQWTLVICKITSTFFLYIWVFLFALVLFRPYQLSGVKTKLFISCMFMYFLDSLFRVTLQALGISKSFPLPMELVIPLNSLFILSIFGHTYLLANHLYLHSKRQKRAVFMLFSVIYCLPFIVSTIATLFIYPMYNKQNEKGKLIIALFSPLFGVAFKTTSRICVQRLWRITHPGYAYVMMAPLYSGSAVMFRVFQVDLQDLRAIAYLGIIHGASEVIERSTVVVIDHICQRILKGASAPWGRYRTPRTERITADIVIMSMLYESSAIVSINGFFHLYQFLFVKNISFWLLMVSFTKLTAVPLVIEWVFTSMSLAIETRYQNLAVMAVWRKHWKRHILVAVLNVLPLAIWASETLFTLVQERFKDPLHELPCKMPFS, from the coding sequence ATGGATGGAAGCAAGATCATCGAAGTGTTTGGACACATCATCTTTAGTTTTACACGTAGTGTAGCAGATCAATACAGCCCAGAGGACCCTGATTACAGTCAAGAAACCTTAGAATATAGCCTTTTGCAGAATACAGGCCGAGAGTGGTACGCTCAACCTGCAAGGGACGAGATTATTTATCAGGAATACAGCGACAAAGAGGTGGCGGTGGATGAATTTTTACCAGCCTTCTGTAGAGTTAAGGCGGTTTCTTTAGATGCTTGTTCCTTCCGAGATATCGAAGaacaaaacgaaaatcaaaaaaCGGATCTCGAAAGAGCAATGTCCTGGAAGCAGCTTAGACCATCTGCTTTGCGAACAGTGTGTAACTCAATGGTCGTCGGTGCTTCGATTTCGCTTCTCTCAGCCATCGCTATTGGCATGTTTTTCACGATGATCTCTTATCTTAGCTATAAAACTCTTCTAGACTGCCATTTTCAACCAAAGAAAATGATTCCGCTAAAGTTACAATGGACGCTGGTCATTTGTAAGATCACCTCGACCTTCTTTTTGTATATTTGGGTGTTTTTATTTGCGCTAGTTCTTTTCCGTCCATATCAACTGTCAGGAGTAAAGACAAAACTATTTATATCTTGCATGTTCATGTATTTCTTGGATTCACTGTTTCGGGTGACTTTACAAGCTCTGGGAATCAGTAAATCGTTCCCGTTACCCATGGAACTAGTCATCCCTCTTAACAGTCTCTTTATCCTGAGCATTTTTGGCCACACCTACTTGTTAGCAAATCATCTCTACCTTCACTCAAAGCGACAAAAACGAGCGGTTTTTATgcttttttcagttatttatTGTTTACCTTTTATAGTGAGTACCATTgctactttatttatttatcctaTGTATAACAAGCAAAACGAAAAGGGCAAACTGATCATCGCTCTATTTTCTCCGCTCTTTGGGGTGGCCTTCAAGACAACATCTCGTATTTGTGTTCAGAGACTGTGGAGAATAACTCACCCAGGTTATGCTTACGTTATGATGGCGCCATTGTATAGCGGATCAGCGGTCATGTTCCGCGTTTTTCAGGTGGATCTCCAAGACTTAAGAGCCATTGCCTATCTTGGAATAATTCACGGCGCTTCCGAAGTCATTGAACGAAGCACAGTTGTTGTTATCGATCACATATGCCAACGAATTTTGAAAGGAGCCTCAGCTCCTTGGGGACGTTACCGAACTCCGCGTACCGAGAGAATAACAGCGGACATCGTTATTATGAGCATGCTCTATGAGTCCTCCGCAATTGTCTCCATCAATGGATTCTTTCACTTGTACCAATTCCTTTTTGTGAAGAACATCTCCTTCTGGTTATTGATGGTATCTTTCACCAAGTTGACTGCAGTTCCATTAGTGATCGAGTGGGTTTTCACAAGTATGTCCTTAGCGATTGAAACGCGATATCAGAATTTGGCCGTCATGGCCGTTTGGAGAAAACACTGGAAAAGACACATTCTAGTTGCCGTGTTGAACGTTTTACCATTGGCTATTTGGGCGAGTGAAACTCTTTTCACTTTAGTCCAGGAACGATTTAAGGATCCTTTGCATGAACTTCCTTGCAAAATGccattttcttaa